DNA sequence from the Sinorhizobium sp. RAC02 genome:
CGACGTCGACGTCATAGCCGGCCATCTCGCCCTCCGGCGTCCGGTAGTTGAACGGCGCATAGGTGCATTCCATGCCGACGCGCAGGGTCTCGGCACGGGCGGGCATGGCAACGGCAAGTCCGACGATTGCGGCAGACAACAGGCCGATTACGATTTTCATGGCATTCCCCTTTTTGTTTGGTCAGTCCTTGCGACGGTCCTCACACCGGCGAGGGGGAACGATGCGCCGGCAAGCATGGGGAGGAAATCCACCCAAGGGATGATGGCAGCCATCACCCTCGGGGTGGATAGAATGTGACGCGCGGTTGATCTAGCCCTGTCCTATACAGGCCAGAGGAGAGCCCCATGAAATATGTCCGCATGCCCATCGAGCTGGAATCGCCCGAACAGCTTGGCTACGACACGATCCATTACAACCTGTCGGAAAGTTCGGTCGCCGACCGGCGCCTGGGTGAGCTCAACCTCAAGCTGGATGACATCCTGCTGTGCTACGGCGACCACCGCGGCGCGCCGGACCTGCGCGCGCAGATCGCCGGCACTGGGGAAGGCCTCGCGGCCGACGACGTGCTCGTCACAGCGGGCGCTGCGGGCGCGCTCTTCATCATCGCGACCTCGATGCTCGACGCAGGCGACCACATCGTCGTGGTACGGCCGAACTATGCCACGAACCTCGAAACGCCGCGCACCATCGGCGCCGACATGAGCATCGTCGATCTCACCTTCGAGACCGGCTACCGGCTCGACCTCGCGGCGATCGAGGCGGCGATCCGGCCGGAAACGAAATACGTTTCCGTCACCTATCCGCACAACCCGACCGGCGTGATGATTTCCGAGGACGAACTGAAGGCGCTGGTCGCCCTCGTCGAACGCAAGGGCACGCGTCTCCTCTTCGACGAGACCTATCGGGAGATGACTTCGGGCGCGATGCTTCCGGTCGCGGCAAGCCTTTCGCATCGGGTGATCAGCGTCTCTTCGCTCTCCAAGACCTATGGCATTCCTGGTATCCGCATCGGCTGGCTGATTACGCGCGACACGGCACTGATGGAAACCTTCCTTGCTGCCCGCGAACAGATCGGCATTTCCGGCAGCATGGTCGACGAGTACATCGCCTATGTCGCGCTCAGCCAGCGCACGGAATGGCTTGCCTTCAACAATGCCCGCATCGCCAGCGCCTTCGCCATCGTCAAGGACTGGATCGCTTCCGAACCGCTCGTCGAATGGATCGAGCCGTCGGGCGGCTGCGTCTGTTTCCCGCGCATCGTGCCGTCAGCGAATATCGACCTCGCCGGCTTCCATGACAGCCTCTACGGCCGCCACCAGGCCTATGTCGGCCGCGGCAGCTGGTTCGAGCAGAGCGATCGGCATTTCCGCATCGGCTATGCCTGGCCGACGGAAGACGAACTGCGCAAGGGCCTCGCCGCCATCTCCGCCGCCATCCGCGAAAACCTCAAGGCTTGAACGACGGTGGGGGGCGAACCCGGTTCGCCCCCTTCGCCTCAAAGATTGAGGCTGCGCAGGAATGTGGAGAACAGCTCCTGCTGCGTGGACAGGTTGAGCTTGGCATAGAGTTTTTGGCGATGCGTCTTCACTGTCGCGATCGAAATGCCGAGGTGATAGCTGATCGACTCGCTGGAATGCCCCTTGAGGATCAGGAGGGCCACTTCGCGCTCCCGCGGGCTTAAAAGGTCGCGGCCGAAATCGTTGAAGAGATGGTCGATCGGGCGGGCCTGCGGAGGGGTTTCTCCGCGCGAAAGATGGCCCCAGAGCCGCCGGAAGACCGCGGCAATCATCGGATGCGCCTCGCGCAGCCGGGCGACGGCCGCCGCGTCGAAGCCACCTTCACTGCGGATGCGCGACAGGCTGATCTCCGCCATTTCGCCGCCCGGCAGATCCATGGCGATCAGCAGTTCCTCCATGCCCTCCGGCCAGCCATGGGTACGGTATCCCAGCTCCTCATCCTCATGGCGGCGAATGTCGAGGCCGCGATAGAGGTCGGACCCGAGATAGTCGTCGGGCGCGAGATCCCGCATCAGGTAGATGCCCGCCGGCAGGCCGGCGAGATAGGCATTGTAAAACGGATTGAGCAGATAGGTGCCGGCGATGAAGAGCTGGACTGCCCGCTTCGCCCGCTGGCCGGAGAATGTGTCGAAGACGTAGCTCGGGCCGCCATTCTTGCGATGAACCACCGACAAAGCCAGCTGGAAGCGTGCAACCGAGCCGATGGCCGCCAGAAGCGCCGCAACGCCGTCAGGCTGGTCGTAGCGGTCGAGCGCGTGTGCAAAGGGCTCGATCCAACTGGCGGCGGCGGTTTCGGTCATGAGTCCATCTGATATTTCCCCGAAGGAAAACGGCTGCTTACTGCATAATTTTAAAGCGTTACAGCGACCTTTGCGCGTTATGAATGTCGCGCGGCGCTGTAACACCCCTTACGACAGCCAACCTCACGCGACAAGCTTGTCGATCGCCGCAAGCGTCCGCTCGATCTCATCGGCGGTGTTGTAGTGGGCGATACCGATGCGGACCACGCCTTCCTCCTCGGACAGGCCGAGATGGCGGGCCGGTTCCAGCGCGTAATTGTGGCCGGACCAGATATTGATGTCCTCAGCCGCCAGCGCATCGGCGAAACGATGGGTCGAGATACGGTCATGCGTAAACGAGAGCGTCGGCACGCGATGGGCGAAGAGGTTGGGATTGGCAATGCCAGCCAGCCGCACGCCCGGCAGCGCCGTCAGCCCGCCGATCAGCCGCCGGGTCAGGCCCGCCTCATAGGCGTCAAAGGCCTGATAGGCGCCCGCCATCCGCTCGCGCCGCGTGCCTGAACTCCCCGTCATCTCGCCTGCCCAGGCGAGATAGTCGATCGTCGCGGTGAGGCCGGCGAGAAGCTCGGTCTGCGGCGTGCCGGTACAGAAGCGGTCTGGAATGTCGTCGCTCTGGCAGCGCACGCGGTGCGGCGGCAGCGAGCGCAACAGCGCCTCGCGTCCCCAGAGCACGCCGAGATGCGGGCCGAAGAATTTATAGGATGAGCAGACGAGGAAATCGCAGCCGATCGCCTGCACGTCCGGCAGGCGATGCGGCGCAAGCTGCACCGCGTCGATCCAGACAAGCGCACCCGCCGCCCGCGCCACGGCCGTCAGCGCGGCAACGTCGTTGATGCTGCCGGTCATGTTCGAGGCATAGTTGAGGGCGAGGAATTTTGTCCGCGGCGTCAGGAGGGCGGTGAGATCTTCTGGCTCGATGCGCCAGGTTTCCTTGTTGAACGGCAGCCATTTCACAACAAGACCATAAGCTTCTGCCATCGAGAGCCAGGGCGAGACATTGCCTTCATGGTCCATGCGCGTGACGATGATTTCGTCACCGGGCGCAAAGGTCTGGCCGATGACCCGCCCCATCTGGAAGGCCAGCGTCGTCATGTTCGGGCCGATGACGATTTCCTGCCAGGAGTTGGCATTGACGAATTCCGCCGCCGCCTCATGCGCCGCGCGCCAGACCGCATCCGCCCGCTGCGAGGCGGCAAACCGTCCGCCGAGATTGGACGATGCCGTCGCCATGGCCTCGGCTACGGCATCGATGACCACCTTCGGAACGAGCGTTCCGGCCGGGTTGTCGAGAAAGGCGGTGCTGGAATTCTCCAATGCGGGGAAGGAGGCGCGGATCAACTCGATGGGATAGGCGGTCATAGGGGCCTCTTTGCAGAATGCTGTTGTTGCATCTTTGTGCAGCCTTCTGCAAAGCGTCGCTATCCTCCTAGAAGATGAGGGCGAAACGGCCTGCCGGGCCATCCCGCCCCCACCCGTACGATAGGGCTCAGTTCTTCTTTACGCCCCAGGCCCGTTCCTTGTCGGCAGCCCAGACGTCGAAGCCTTCGATCTTGGCGCCGACGGCCGCAACAACCGGTTCGTAGTAGAGACCAAAGATCGGCAGGTCCTTTGCCATCAGGGCGTGGATTTCCTTGAAGACGGCCTTGCGAGCCTCGAAATCCGTGGTCTTGGTCGACTTGATGTAGAGTTCCCAGGCTTCGGGATTGTCCCATTGCGCTGTCGGCTCGACATCCTTGTCGCCCATGATGACGCCGTAAAACTGCGAGGGATCAAGGCGGGCGGAATAGCCGAAGGACTGCATCTGGAATTTCCCGGCCAGATAGTTGTCGAGCTGCGCTGCCCAATCCAGCACTTCCAGTTCCGCATTAATGCCGGCGGTCGCCAGCATGGCCTGCACCAGAATGCTGTTCTCATACATGCCCTGGTAGCGGGTATTGGACTGGATCTTGATCACTTCGCCCTTGTAGCCGGCCTCGGCGAGCAGCGCCTTGGCGGCTTCCGGATCGTATTCCGGCCACTTCAAAAAGTCCTCGTCGAAATAGGCGCTCGCCTGCGGCACACCGGAGGGATTGAACTCCGAGAGACCCGCCGTGCGCGCGGCCGCGATCTGCTTGAAATCGACCGCGTGGGCGATCGCCTGGCGCAGCTTGACGTTCGACATCAGTGGATCGGTCGTCTGGATCAGCATCGGCGTCAGCGAAAGCCCGGCCGTCGTCAGAACCTGGAGACCACGCGACTCGGCGTCCTCGATGCGCTGGGATTCGAAGTTCGGCAGCACATCGACCTCACCCGCAAAGAGCGCAGTTTCGGCGGCAGACGTATCCGGGATGATCATGAACTTGGCTTCATCGACCAGCGCCGTGCGGTCGCCGGCATATCCGCTCGCCCTTTCCTTCGAGGGCTTGTAGCCGTCATATTTTTCCAGCGTGATGTACTGGCCCTTCACCCATTCCTTCAGCTTGAAGGAGCCGCTGCCGATTGCGGTATCGGCGATCCACTTGCCGTCCGGGCCGGCATTCTTCGGGCTGGCGACCCAGCCGTTGCACTGGATGTTGGCAAGCTGGGCAAGAAACAGCGCGCTCGGCTCGTTGATGCGGAAGACCACGGTGCGTGGATCGGGCGTTTCCACGGCCTCCACCTTCAGGCCCTGCGACCCGTCGAAGAAGGCATTGCAGAACCACTCGACGCCGGTGGCAACGCGGCGGTCCCAGTTCCATTTGACATCCGCCGAGGTGACTGGATCACCGTTGTGGAAGGTCGCACCCTCGCGGATCGTGAAGGTGTAGGTCTTGCCGTCATCCGAAACAGTCCAGGCTTCGGCAAGTGCCGGGCCGATACTCAGATCGGCGCGAAAGCCCACCAGTGTTTCGAAAATGTGGTGCAGCACGGTGTCGGTGTTGGCATCGCGGTCGATGCCCTCCGTGCCGCGAATATCGGCATTGATGCGGATGTTGAGCGTTGCGGCCTCGGCCGCGGCGCCAAACAGCAGGCCCGCTGCCAGCGCCGTCGAAATCAGGAATGTGCGCTTCATGGTGATCTCCGATTGTTCCCCGCTTTGTTATCGTCAGGAGCGCTCGCGGATTGCGCCCAGCGTTTCTGCAAAAAAGTCCTTCACCTTGCCGATAAGCTCATGATCGTCATGGGTGATGCCCGGCACGATGTCGTGACGCACCTGAATGCCGTGCTGCTCGAAGCTCTGTTTCAGGGAGCGCATGCGGTCGTTGCGGTTGGCACCGGCGCGGTCGGCGCCCGGCATGTACCAGGCGTCGTCCGGAGTGATGGTGATTTCCCAGGTTTCGAGATCATCGCCGCCGATCACCATCTGCACCGCGACCTTGCGGATCGCCTCCAGATCGACCGGCTTGCCGAAGACCTTTTCGAAATCGCGCACGCCGACCCAGAAGTCGTGGTCGAAATCGAGCAGCGTCACGACGCCCGGCGCACCAATCGAGGCGGCGAGCAGGCGTTCGGGGTGGAGATAGAGGAACCGATGGGTGAAATGCCCGCCGCCAGAGAAGCCGTACATCATCACCCGGTCGCCCTCGATGCGGTATTTCTCCTGCATCTCGGCGATCATATCGAGTATGATCGCATCATAGTGCAGGTCCCCAGCCCGCAGCATCTTGTAGGACGAAAGATCACCGGGAAAGCAGATGTTCGTCGGGAACAGCGGGCACAGGATGATGACGCCATTGGCCTCGGCGAAATCGGCAAAGGCATCCCGGTAGGCCTGCATGCCGCGCTCGGTGCCGTGGACGATCACCGCCAGCGGATAGGTCTTGTCGCCGTCCTCCTCGTAGTCATTGGGAACATAGGCGCAATAGGCAAAGCGCTGGTCGAGCCGCGAGGCATAGACGGTCGTATGGCCGAAATCATAGTAGGAAAGTTTCTGGCCGTGACCGCTGACATTACGCATGAATAGTCTCCTCTCCGATCATTCACAAAACTGCCGCGCTCGGCAGGATGGGGTGCTTAACCACGCTGGACGAAGCGCCTGCGAACGTCCGGTCGAGCAGCATGGCCGCGTCGAGAAGGCGGCGTGTATAGGCGTGTCGCGGGCGGTCAAAAATCTCGTCGCGCGTGCCGATCTCGACGATGCGGCCGTTCTCCATCACCGCCACGCGATCGGCCACCTGCTCCACGGCGCCAAGATCGTGCGAGACGAACAGGCAGGCGAAACCGTAGCGCGCCTGCAGGTCGCGAAAGAGTTTCAGGATCTGCTTCTGGACCGTCATGTCGAGCGCGGACACCGGCTCGTCGGCGACCAGGAAGGCCGGGCGACTGACGATGGCCCGGGCGATCGCGACGCGCTGGCGCTGGCCACCGGAAAGCTGGTGGGGGAAGCGCTGCGCGAATTCCGGCGCAAGCCCCACTTCGGCAAATACTTCCTCCACCCGGGCCTGCCGCTGCCGAGCATCCAGTCGTGGGTCGAGCTTCAACGGCTCGCCGACGATATCGGCGATGCGTTGGCGCGGATCGAGGGAGGAATAGGGATCCTGGAAGACGATCTGGATCTGCTGTCGTAACGCACGGCTTGCCGCATCGTGCCCAAAGGCCAGAGGGGTGCCGCGGAAGGCCATCGCGCCCGCGGACGGCGTGACGAGCCCGACGATCGCCCGGCCAAGCGTCGTCTTGCCGGACCCGGAAGCCCCGACCAACGCCAGCGTCTCGCCACGGTTGATCGTCAGGTCGACGCCCTGCACGGCGCGTTTGCCCGCCGCCCTGCCGAAGAGTTTCGGCCGGCCCGGATAATCGATGACGATGTCCTTGAGCGTGATCAGCGGCTCGGCGGACGCGCTCACCGAACGGCCACCGCCGGCGCTGCGGCGCGGCAGGGCGTCGACGAGGCGCCTGGTATAGTCATGTTTCGGCGCATGCAGCACTTGGGCAGCCTCGCCCTGCTCGACCGCGCTGCCCTTGTGCATGACGACGACGTTGCGCACGTAGTGCGAGACCATGCCAAGATCGTGGCTGATCAACAGGACGGCGGTTTCGTTCTCCTGCGTCAGTTCCACCATTAGGTCGAGCACGTCGCGCTGGATCAGCGTATCGAGCGCCGTCGTCGGCTCGTCGGCAATCAGAAGTACGGGCTTCAGCAGCATGACCGAGGCCAGCATGATGCGCTGGCGCATGCCGCCGGAGAACTCATGCGGATACGCGGCAAGGCAGCGGGCCGGGTCCTGGATGCCGATGCGCTCCAGCATGGCGAGACTTCGGTCGCGGATTTCGTGCCTGCCGAGCTTGTGGTGCAGCGCCAACCCCTCGGCCATCTGCCTCCCGATGGTCATGGCCGGGTTGAGCGAGACCATCGGCTCCTGGAATACCATGCCGATCTTGGCGCCGCGGATTTCGCGCAACCCGGCTGGCGGCAACGTGGTGAGGTCGGTTCCACGAAAACGGATGCGGCTTTCCGGCGTCGGTTCGAAAGGCGGCGGCAGGAGGCCGAGCACGGAGCGTGCCGCCATGGTCTTGCCGGAGCCGGATTCGCCGACGAGCGCCAGCATTTCGCCGGCCGGCAGCGTAAAGTTCAGGTTATCGACCACAACATGGCCGTTTGGCCCCATGCGGACGGAGAGGTTCTCGACGGCGAGAACGGGCGCAGTTTCGTTCGCAACAGCCATCGGTTCAATCCTGCATCTTCGGGTCGAGCCAGTCGCGCACCGCATCGCCGAGAAGGTTCACGCCGAGCAGCGTGATCGAGATGCAAAGGCCGGGCAGAATGATGATGTGCGGCGCCTGGTTGATATAGGGACGGCCGGTGGAGAGCATATTGCCCCAGCTCGGGGCCGGCGGCGGCACGCCGAGGCCGAGGAAGGAAAGCGCACTTTCCGAGAGCACGACCCAGCCGAACATCGTCGTCGCCAGCACCATGATCGGCGCCAGACAATTGGGCAGCACATGCCGCAGCATGGTGACGATGCCGCTGTTGCCCATGACCCGCGAGGCCTCGACATATTCCCGCTCACGGATCGACAGGACCGTGCCACGCACGACACGCACGGCGACCGGCATGTAGGCGATGCCGAGGGCGATGATGATACCGTTGCGACTGGCACCGAACACGGCCATGAAGCCAAGCGCCAGCAGAAGGGCGGGAAAGGCAAGCAGCGCATCGTTGACCATCATCAGGATGCGGTCCGTCCAGCCACGCAGGAAGCCGGCGAGGACACCGACGATCGTGCCGAAGACGATGGCGAAGACGACCGTGGCAAAGGCGATCCAGGCGCTGGTCCGCGCGCCGTACATCAGCCGGCTCAGCATGTCGCGGCCGAACTCGTCGGCGCCGAGCAGGTGCGCCGACGATGGCCCCTTCAACCGGGCGAGCAGGTCGAGCTTCAGCGGATCGTAGGGCGCAAGCCAGGGGCCGAACACCGCGATAAGAACCAGAAGGCCGACGAAAACAATGCCGATCTGGCCGTTGAATCGCATGGCAGGAATGCCGAGCGCCCGCGCAATCATGCCGTCACCCTTGGATCGAGAAGCGGATAGAGGAGATCGACCAGAAGGTTGACCAGCACATAGAGGAAAGCGGTGAACAGCATGCAGCCCTGCACGACGGGATAGTCGCGGGCATAGATGCCATCCACCATCAGACGGCCGATGCCGGGAATGGTGAAAACCATCTCGATGACGGCGATGTTGGCAAGCAGGCTGCCGAGAACGAGGCCGATCAGCGTCATGGTGGGTGCAAAGGCGTTCTTGAACGCGTGCCGCCACATGACGGTCGCTTCCGACAGTCCCTTCGCCCGCGCATGGGTGATGTATTCCAGCCGCGTCACCTCGATGGTACTCGCCCGTGCCATGCGGGTGATCGAGCCGGACTCCACCAGAACCAGCGTCACCACCGGCAGGATGATGAAGAGCAGTGCGCTACTGAAATCACGGCTGAACGGCACGTAGCCGACCACGGGCAGCCAGCCGAGTTGCAGGCCGAAGATCAGCAGCAGCATCAGCCCGAGCCAGAAGCTGGGGATGGAAAGAAGCAGCGTCGAGGTCGCGATGACCGCGATGTCGCCGGCGCGGTTCTGCCGCCAGGCGGCGAACATGCCGGCCGGCACGGCAATCACCGTCGCGAAGAAGACGGCGACGACAACGATGGTCGCCGAAACCGAGAAACGCTCCAGCATCAAAGGCAGGACCGGCTGGCGCGTCGAGATTGACTGGCCGAAATCGCCGGTCAGCACATTACCGAGCCAGTAGAAATATTGCAGCACGATCGGCTGGTCGAAGCCCATTTCGTGCCGCAAGGCTTCCAACTGGCCCGGCTGGGCGAGATCGCCCAGCATCAGTGCTGCCGGATCACCGGGGATCATCCGCATCAGCGCGAAAACGGCGATGGAGACAAGAAACAGCGTCGGGATCGCCGTGGCGATCCGGGTCAGGATGAAGCGGACCATCGTTTCCCTCCCCCAAGCGTTTCACTGGCAGCGCCGGCCGCCCGAACCAAAGCGTCCTCGTCCATCGCCAGTTCGTAACGCGTGAACGTGCGGTTGATCGCCGGCAGCGGCGCGATTTCCATCACGCCCTTCGCCGGTTCGCAGACGATCATCGCGACCGTCGCCGACAGGTTGCCGCCATCCTTGGCAAGCGGCGCGCGGCAAACACAGAATGGGGCGCCGAAATCATCGAAGAACGCGCGTTTCAGATCATCCGCACCAAGTTTGCCGCCGTTTTCCTGCAAGACCTTCAGCACGCGATGATCGCGATAGAGGCTGTCCGGCACGTTGGCGAGGCCGGTTTCCTTCAGCTTCGAAAGCGCGATAGCGCTCTGCCAATGGTTGGCGTGCACGATCATCCCGCCCTGCGGATGGATCGGGAAGGCTTCGTCGGGCGCGCATTCCAGATCGACCGCGTAGCCTTCCGCGGTGCTCAGCATCATGTTGTTCGAACCGGATTTCGGCGTGATGGCGACGACGCGCAGCGCCATGGCGAAATGCCGTGCCTCCAGCGCCCGGCGACGGATGAAGGGCAGCGGAATGCCCATCTCCCGGTAGTCGCGGTCGCTTTCCAGATAGTTGGCCGTGATGGTGATGCCGGCGGAATTGAAGCCGCTGCGCGCAAGACCGCCGGCCTCGGTAAAGGTGAGGATATCGGGTCCGTCGTCGCGCAGGATGCGCAGCACGACCGAGGTGTCGGCGCATTCCGCGCGCCAGTCCCAGTTCTGGCCATGGATGACGGTGCCATCCCGCGTCACCTCCGGCAGGAGCGCGGCGCCGGTGCAGCCGTCCGGCTCGTCATCGGCAACGCCTGCTTCGAGCCTGGCAAGCTGCAGCACCTCGGTGCGCGCATTGACCAGGACGATGGCCGACAGGCCGATGCCTGCTCCCTCGGCAATGCCTTCCATTTCCGTCACCAGATCCGGTGCCCAGTCGCGGATACGCGGCAGGAAGAGGGTAACGAGCCTTTCGATATTGGCGTCGTCGAAGCCGAGACGGTGGAGCTGCTCGGTATAGAGGCCGGCGGAGAGGCGGATGCGTTCCCGCGCCTTCTCGCCGTACATCCGGCCACGCTCCCGCGGCACGCCACTGATCTCGATAAGGGGAAAGGGGGTGATCTCTGCCATATGCCTGTGCCTTGATGTCCGTCTTAGATTGCAGCGTAATGCATTTTGTATAAATGAAAAGCACTAATTTCGGGAAATTATGAGATCGCGTTGCGTTGTGTTATCGCTATAATGCGAACAGAGATGAGGATGACATGGACTATTCGGACGCCGACCCCTCGGACGGCCCCAGCACCTTGCAGCTCGATCTGGCCCGCCGGATCATCGACAGGATCCGTGATGCGGGTTTGAGCGTCGGCACCCGCGTGTCGGCGCCGGAACTCGCGCGGATCTTCGGCGTATCGCGCTCACCGATTACCGGCGCGCTCGACCTGCTCGTGGAAAAGGGTGTGCTCCAGCCGATGGAAACACGGGGGCTTCGCGTCGCGCGCGACGTCTCGACGCTCAACCTGAGCGAAATCCTGCCGAATTCACCGATCGAGGATCTCTACCGGCAAATGCTGCGCGAGCGGGCTCAGGGCGCGCTGCCGCAGGATGTTTCGGAAGCCGAACTCATGCCGCGCTACGGCGTGTCGCGCGGCATCGTTCGCAAGCTCTTGATGCGCTTTGCCGCCGAAGGCCTGGCGCAACGCCTGCCCGGCCACGGCTGGCGCTTCGTCGATACGCTGGTCGGCGAGGAGGCTTACCGCGAAAGCTACGAATTCCGCGCCATCGTCGAATGTTCGGCACTGCGCACACCGAATTTCAAGGTGGACAAGGACATAGCCGGGCAGATTCGCCGCGCGCATGAACGCATCCTCAGCGACCCCGCCAGCCGCTCGGGCAGCGACGAATGGTTCCGCGTCAACGCCTTCTTCCATGAAAACCTGGCTGGTTTTTCAGGCAACCGCTTCCTGACCGATTCGGTGCGCCACCAGAACAACCTGCGCCGCATGCAGGAATCCGCCGCCTTCTTCGAACTGCC
Encoded proteins:
- a CDS encoding ABC transporter ATP-binding protein gives rise to the protein MAVANETAPVLAVENLSVRMGPNGHVVVDNLNFTLPAGEMLALVGESGSGKTMAARSVLGLLPPPFEPTPESRIRFRGTDLTTLPPAGLREIRGAKIGMVFQEPMVSLNPAMTIGRQMAEGLALHHKLGRHEIRDRSLAMLERIGIQDPARCLAAYPHEFSGGMRQRIMLASVMLLKPVLLIADEPTTALDTLIQRDVLDLMVELTQENETAVLLISHDLGMVSHYVRNVVVMHKGSAVEQGEAAQVLHAPKHDYTRRLVDALPRRSAGGGRSVSASAEPLITLKDIVIDYPGRPKLFGRAAGKRAVQGVDLTINRGETLALVGASGSGKTTLGRAIVGLVTPSAGAMAFRGTPLAFGHDAASRALRQQIQIVFQDPYSSLDPRQRIADIVGEPLKLDPRLDARQRQARVEEVFAEVGLAPEFAQRFPHQLSGGQRQRVAIARAIVSRPAFLVADEPVSALDMTVQKQILKLFRDLQARYGFACLFVSHDLGAVEQVADRVAVMENGRIVEIGTRDEIFDRPRHAYTRRLLDAAMLLDRTFAGASSSVVKHPILPSAAVL
- a CDS encoding ABC transporter substrate-binding protein produces the protein MKRTFLISTALAAGLLFGAAAEAATLNIRINADIRGTEGIDRDANTDTVLHHIFETLVGFRADLSIGPALAEAWTVSDDGKTYTFTIREGATFHNGDPVTSADVKWNWDRRVATGVEWFCNAFFDGSQGLKVEAVETPDPRTVVFRINEPSALFLAQLANIQCNGWVASPKNAGPDGKWIADTAIGSGSFKLKEWVKGQYITLEKYDGYKPSKERASGYAGDRTALVDEAKFMIIPDTSAAETALFAGEVDVLPNFESQRIEDAESRGLQVLTTAGLSLTPMLIQTTDPLMSNVKLRQAIAHAVDFKQIAAARTAGLSEFNPSGVPQASAYFDEDFLKWPEYDPEAAKALLAEAGYKGEVIKIQSNTRYQGMYENSILVQAMLATAGINAELEVLDWAAQLDNYLAGKFQMQSFGYSARLDPSQFYGVIMGDKDVEPTAQWDNPEAWELYIKSTKTTDFEARKAVFKEIHALMAKDLPIFGLYYEPVVAAVGAKIEGFDVWAADKERAWGVKKN
- a CDS encoding helix-turn-helix transcriptional regulator, which produces MTETAAASWIEPFAHALDRYDQPDGVAALLAAIGSVARFQLALSVVHRKNGGPSYVFDTFSGQRAKRAVQLFIAGTYLLNPFYNAYLAGLPAGIYLMRDLAPDDYLGSDLYRGLDIRRHEDEELGYRTHGWPEGMEELLIAMDLPGGEMAEISLSRIRSEGGFDAAAVARLREAHPMIAAVFRRLWGHLSRGETPPQARPIDHLFNDFGRDLLSPREREVALLILKGHSSESISYHLGISIATVKTHRQKLYAKLNLSTQQELFSTFLRSLNL
- a CDS encoding hydrolase; this encodes MRNVSGHGQKLSYYDFGHTTVYASRLDQRFAYCAYVPNDYEEDGDKTYPLAVIVHGTERGMQAYRDAFADFAEANGVIILCPLFPTNICFPGDLSSYKMLRAGDLHYDAIILDMIAEMQEKYRIEGDRVMMYGFSGGGHFTHRFLYLHPERLLAASIGAPGVVTLLDFDHDFWVGVRDFEKVFGKPVDLEAIRKVAVQMVIGGDDLETWEITITPDDAWYMPGADRAGANRNDRMRSLKQSFEQHGIQVRHDIVPGITHDDHELIGKVKDFFAETLGAIRERS
- a CDS encoding C45 family peptidase — translated: MAEITPFPLIEISGVPRERGRMYGEKARERIRLSAGLYTEQLHRLGFDDANIERLVTLFLPRIRDWAPDLVTEMEGIAEGAGIGLSAIVLVNARTEVLQLARLEAGVADDEPDGCTGAALLPEVTRDGTVIHGQNWDWRAECADTSVVLRILRDDGPDILTFTEAGGLARSGFNSAGITITANYLESDRDYREMGIPLPFIRRRALEARHFAMALRVVAITPKSGSNNMMLSTAEGYAVDLECAPDEAFPIHPQGGMIVHANHWQSAIALSKLKETGLANVPDSLYRDHRVLKVLQENGGKLGADDLKRAFFDDFGAPFCVCRAPLAKDGGNLSATVAMIVCEPAKGVMEIAPLPAINRTFTRYELAMDEDALVRAAGAASETLGGGKRWSASS
- a CDS encoding aminotransferase class I/II-fold pyridoxal phosphate-dependent enzyme, producing MKYVRMPIELESPEQLGYDTIHYNLSESSVADRRLGELNLKLDDILLCYGDHRGAPDLRAQIAGTGEGLAADDVLVTAGAAGALFIIATSMLDAGDHIVVVRPNYATNLETPRTIGADMSIVDLTFETGYRLDLAAIEAAIRPETKYVSVTYPHNPTGVMISEDELKALVALVERKGTRLLFDETYREMTSGAMLPVAASLSHRVISVSSLSKTYGIPGIRIGWLITRDTALMETFLAAREQIGISGSMVDEYIAYVALSQRTEWLAFNNARIASAFAIVKDWIASEPLVEWIEPSGGCVCFPRIVPSANIDLAGFHDSLYGRHQAYVGRGSWFEQSDRHFRIGYAWPTEDELRKGLAAISAAIRENLKA
- a CDS encoding ABC transporter permease; this encodes MIARALGIPAMRFNGQIGIVFVGLLVLIAVFGPWLAPYDPLKLDLLARLKGPSSAHLLGADEFGRDMLSRLMYGARTSAWIAFATVVFAIVFGTIVGVLAGFLRGWTDRILMMVNDALLAFPALLLALGFMAVFGASRNGIIIALGIAYMPVAVRVVRGTVLSIREREYVEASRVMGNSGIVTMLRHVLPNCLAPIMVLATTMFGWVVLSESALSFLGLGVPPPAPSWGNMLSTGRPYINQAPHIIILPGLCISITLLGVNLLGDAVRDWLDPKMQD
- a CDS encoding cysteine desulfurase-like protein, with amino-acid sequence MTAYPIELIRASFPALENSSTAFLDNPAGTLVPKVVIDAVAEAMATASSNLGGRFAASQRADAVWRAAHEAAAEFVNANSWQEIVIGPNMTTLAFQMGRVIGQTFAPGDEIIVTRMDHEGNVSPWLSMAEAYGLVVKWLPFNKETWRIEPEDLTALLTPRTKFLALNYASNMTGSINDVAALTAVARAAGALVWIDAVQLAPHRLPDVQAIGCDFLVCSSYKFFGPHLGVLWGREALLRSLPPHRVRCQSDDIPDRFCTGTPQTELLAGLTATIDYLAWAGEMTGSSGTRRERMAGAYQAFDAYEAGLTRRLIGGLTALPGVRLAGIANPNLFAHRVPTLSFTHDRISTHRFADALAAEDINIWSGHNYALEPARHLGLSEEEGVVRIGIAHYNTADEIERTLAAIDKLVA
- a CDS encoding ABC transporter permease is translated as MVRFILTRIATAIPTLFLVSIAVFALMRMIPGDPAALMLGDLAQPGQLEALRHEMGFDQPIVLQYFYWLGNVLTGDFGQSISTRQPVLPLMLERFSVSATIVVVAVFFATVIAVPAGMFAAWRQNRAGDIAVIATSTLLLSIPSFWLGLMLLLIFGLQLGWLPVVGYVPFSRDFSSALLFIILPVVTLVLVESGSITRMARASTIEVTRLEYITHARAKGLSEATVMWRHAFKNAFAPTMTLIGLVLGSLLANIAVIEMVFTIPGIGRLMVDGIYARDYPVVQGCMLFTAFLYVLVNLLVDLLYPLLDPRVTA